One region of Flavobacterium sp. KACC 22763 genomic DNA includes:
- a CDS encoding NAD-dependent epimerase/dehydratase family protein translates to MQTILGANGQIGEELARELKRNYTSDIRLVSRKAQKINDTDTVFSADLAIKEKAIEAVKGSEIAYFTLGLPMDSDLWEKQFLLILSNVIEACKINKTKLVFFDNTYMYPQDGRVLTEETVFEPVGRKGKVRKEMAEMVLNEIKSGGLEAVICRAPEFYGPAKTQSITNTLLFNAIKENKKLKVPLSDTKKRSLIWTPDASRATALIGNTPDAFGQTWHLPVDESHINYKEFVALASEIYGKELKYSVMPKFVFKIGSLFNKQAKELQELLPRYEHDNIFDDSKFRKRFPDFVVTNYKNGIEEIKNE, encoded by the coding sequence ATGCAGACAATATTAGGAGCAAACGGGCAGATTGGCGAAGAACTGGCGAGAGAACTAAAAAGAAATTATACTTCAGATATTCGACTTGTAAGTCGCAAAGCACAAAAAATAAATGATACAGATACTGTTTTTTCAGCAGATTTAGCTATTAAAGAAAAAGCAATAGAAGCTGTTAAAGGCTCTGAAATCGCATATTTTACCTTAGGCCTTCCGATGGATTCTGATTTATGGGAAAAGCAATTTCTGCTCATTTTAAGTAATGTTATCGAAGCCTGTAAAATCAACAAAACGAAACTGGTGTTTTTCGATAATACGTATATGTATCCGCAAGACGGCAGAGTTCTTACTGAAGAAACCGTTTTTGAGCCTGTTGGCAGAAAAGGAAAAGTCAGAAAAGAAATGGCTGAGATGGTTTTAAACGAAATAAAATCAGGTGGGTTAGAAGCAGTTATTTGCCGAGCACCAGAATTTTACGGCCCAGCCAAAACGCAGAGTATTACCAATACTTTACTATTCAATGCTATTAAAGAAAACAAAAAACTCAAAGTGCCTTTGAGTGACACTAAAAAACGAAGCCTAATTTGGACTCCCGATGCAAGTCGTGCGACAGCGTTAATAGGCAATACACCAGATGCTTTTGGACAAACTTGGCATTTGCCTGTTGATGAAAGCCATATTAATTATAAAGAGTTTGTTGCTCTGGCTTCTGAAATATATGGGAAAGAGTTAAAATATTCTGTTATGCCAAAGTTTGTATTTAAAATAGGATCACTTTTCAATAAACAAGCAAAAGAATTACAAGAACTGCTTCCAAGATATGAGCATGATAATATTTTTGATGACTCAAAATTTAGAAAGCGTTTTCCAGATTTCGTAGTAACAAATTATAAAAATGGAATTGAAGAGATTAAAAACGAATAG
- a CDS encoding alpha/beta hydrolase, producing MSKSKTIVLIHGNFVNDKTWADWKKYYEQKGYTVYAPANPGHDGNPADLRAKVHPDLTKTGFIDIVNNISKLIDTLPEKPLIIGHSMAGMATLKLVELSKAAAGVSIDGAPPKNVFPPFQTLKTVIPAFGFFSSAKYFMGSRKWYDYAFFNTIPEAQKSIAFEKFAVPESYKVSRELVLNSFSNIDFKKPHEPILFVGGGSDHIFPPSLTETIASRYKENAGRVDLKIFDGKSHFICGEPGWESVADYILNWYENL from the coding sequence ATGTCAAAATCAAAAACGATTGTGCTTATTCACGGAAATTTTGTCAATGACAAAACTTGGGCCGATTGGAAAAAGTACTATGAGCAGAAAGGCTATACTGTTTATGCTCCCGCAAATCCTGGACACGATGGAAATCCTGCCGATTTAAGAGCAAAAGTTCATCCAGATTTAACTAAAACCGGATTTATAGATATTGTCAATAATATCAGTAAATTAATAGACACTTTACCAGAAAAGCCTTTGATAATTGGACATTCGATGGCTGGTATGGCTACATTAAAATTGGTCGAATTGAGCAAAGCAGCGGCTGGAGTAAGTATTGATGGTGCGCCTCCAAAAAATGTGTTTCCACCATTTCAAACTTTAAAAACGGTAATTCCAGCTTTTGGCTTTTTCTCTTCGGCTAAATATTTTATGGGAAGTCGAAAATGGTACGATTATGCCTTTTTTAATACCATTCCTGAAGCACAAAAAAGTATTGCTTTTGAGAAATTTGCTGTACCAGAAAGTTATAAGGTAAGCCGCGAATTGGTTTTAAATTCATTTTCTAATATTGATTTCAAAAAACCGCATGAACCAATTCTATTTGTTGGCGGTGGCAGTGATCATATTTTTCCTCCTAGCTTAACAGAAACAATTGCCAGCAGATACAAAGAAAATGCAGGACGTGTAGATCTTAAAATATTTGATGGCAAAAGCCATTTTATTTGTGGAGAACCTGGCTGGGAAAGTGTAGCTGATTATATTTTAAATTGGTACGAAAACCTATAA
- a CDS encoding sensor histidine kinase — protein sequence MKLLYTFCLLFFITLNSEAQNHPATVGYDLKKKRLLIQTCSSYLYNSNQGSIDADSAVVLACKAYKLPVSLAYNEGFNDGSYLIGNDLIEKGNIEAVKKLYHKSKDVDRVKLALQLGIFYLFKPFTKPDDIKNANFYITEAVKISNKLKIQKWQHQSLMLLGKFYFQINNYPESKKCFSQVVNECRKQNDKAALADALFYQATNLHDLDPEKEKTLKEAEALYKTLGFEEKRIITKARICTIYFWHGKINDAKKILYQNTADMRKIGFRQQQYIETTIAYIEGVQFNMKNALYYALKSVETMESTKDYTFADIFYMRLGIIYLNMGHIDDAMKAAEKSIKYGQNSYNSGSWYKSFITATAALSMKGKNKEAVEYMNSITSKYPPPNKFDNMLMNFGYANCYWRIKNYRTAEKYFIKAGEDADGLDSQQTYRDVCNTYSSIALFFANRKNLQKTKLYIDKIEAASKKYNQKYNSEALQMSLYKLDSLNGDFRLALEHHKLYKKMSDSLLDYAKNKQIEELRIQYETENKEQKIELLDNETNLQETALKKSKLLNTVSISSLVLLALLIVLLYNRYRLKQRTNAELELKEKEINQKNINLRHLLDEKEWLLKEIHHRVKNNLQTVISLLNSQSAYLENDMALSAIKNSQHRIHSMSLIHQKLYNSENISTINMPNYIKELVEYLKESFSLGQRVRFELKIEPLELDVAQAVPLGLILNESITNSIKYAFPDNRTGMIYVTLQATSENKYLLTIADNGVGFDAIIRDKKINSFGLSLIKGLSDDLDATFSMENNNGTILKIEFSKEFPINDKRR from the coding sequence ATGAAGCTACTGTACACTTTTTGTCTGCTTTTCTTTATAACCCTTAATTCTGAAGCGCAAAATCATCCCGCAACAGTAGGCTATGATTTAAAAAAGAAGCGTTTATTAATACAAACCTGCTCTTCTTATTTATACAATTCAAATCAAGGATCAATAGATGCAGACAGTGCTGTGGTTTTAGCCTGCAAAGCCTACAAATTGCCAGTTTCTTTAGCTTACAATGAAGGCTTTAATGATGGCTCTTATCTAATTGGAAATGATTTGATAGAAAAAGGAAATATTGAGGCTGTTAAAAAACTTTATCACAAATCAAAAGACGTCGATAGAGTAAAACTAGCTCTGCAATTGGGAATTTTTTATTTATTTAAACCTTTTACCAAACCAGATGACATTAAAAATGCAAATTTTTATATCACCGAAGCTGTAAAAATTAGTAATAAGCTAAAAATTCAAAAATGGCAACATCAGAGTTTAATGCTTTTGGGAAAGTTTTATTTCCAGATCAACAATTATCCTGAAAGCAAAAAATGCTTTTCGCAAGTAGTAAATGAGTGTCGAAAACAAAATGACAAAGCCGCGCTGGCTGATGCATTATTCTATCAGGCAACAAATCTACACGATTTAGATCCCGAGAAAGAAAAAACTCTAAAAGAAGCAGAAGCTTTATACAAAACCTTGGGCTTTGAAGAAAAAAGAATAATCACAAAAGCAAGGATATGCACCATCTATTTCTGGCACGGAAAAATAAATGATGCCAAGAAAATATTATATCAAAACACTGCAGATATGCGAAAAATTGGTTTCAGACAGCAGCAATACATTGAAACCACGATTGCTTATATCGAGGGCGTGCAATTCAATATGAAGAATGCTCTTTATTATGCTCTAAAAAGTGTTGAAACCATGGAATCTACAAAGGATTACACCTTTGCTGATATTTTTTATATGCGATTGGGAATAATTTATTTAAACATGGGGCATATTGACGATGCAATGAAGGCCGCTGAAAAAAGCATTAAATACGGACAAAACTCCTATAATAGCGGTAGCTGGTATAAAAGTTTTATAACAGCCACAGCAGCCTTATCGATGAAAGGAAAAAACAAAGAGGCTGTTGAATATATGAACTCAATAACCAGCAAATATCCGCCTCCAAACAAGTTTGATAATATGCTTATGAATTTTGGTTATGCCAATTGTTATTGGCGAATTAAAAATTATAGAACAGCAGAAAAGTATTTTATAAAAGCCGGAGAAGATGCCGATGGCTTAGATTCACAGCAAACATATCGAGATGTATGCAACACCTATTCCTCTATTGCGTTGTTTTTCGCAAATCGAAAAAACCTACAGAAAACAAAACTGTATATCGATAAGATTGAAGCTGCTTCAAAAAAATACAACCAGAAATATAATTCAGAAGCGCTTCAGATGTCTCTATATAAATTAGATTCTTTAAATGGCGATTTTAGATTGGCATTAGAGCATCATAAATTGTATAAAAAAATGAGCGATTCACTTTTGGATTATGCAAAAAACAAACAGATTGAAGAACTTAGAATACAATATGAAACAGAAAATAAAGAACAGAAAATCGAACTTTTAGACAACGAAACTAATTTACAGGAAACAGCCTTAAAAAAATCAAAATTATTAAATACAGTTTCCATTTCTAGTTTGGTTTTATTGGCCCTTTTAATTGTCTTACTGTACAATCGATATCGTTTAAAACAGAGAACTAATGCCGAACTTGAACTGAAAGAAAAGGAAATCAACCAGAAAAATATCAATCTGAGACATTTGCTTGATGAAAAAGAGTGGCTTTTGAAAGAAATTCATCATCGAGTAAAAAATAATCTTCAGACTGTAATTAGTCTACTTAATTCGCAATCGGCTTATTTGGAAAATGATATGGCATTGTCGGCTATTAAAAACAGTCAGCATCGTATTCATTCGATGTCCTTGATTCATCAGAAATTATATAATTCGGAGAATATTTCTACGATTAATATGCCGAATTATATCAAAGAATTGGTCGAATATTTAAAAGAATCTTTCTCTTTAGGACAGCGTGTTCGTTTTGAACTCAAAATCGAGCCATTAGAATTAGACGTTGCACAAGCAGTTCCTCTTGGACTTATTCTAAACGAATCCATTACCAATTCCATAAAATATGCTTTTCCAGACAATCGAACTGGAATGATTTACGTGACATTGCAAGCTACATCTGAAAACAAATATCTGCTGACTATTGCCGATAACGGAGTTGGTTTTGATGCGATTATCAGGGATAAGAAAATCAATTCATTTGGTTTGAGCCTTATAAAAGGTTTAAGTGATGACTTGGATGCGACTTTTTCTATGGAAAACAATAACGGAACGATTCTTAAAATTGAATTTTCAAAAGAGTTTCCAATCAATGACAAAAGAAGATAA
- a CDS encoding sigma 54-interacting response regulator: MKKSADNGYEAAISALKKRILIVEDQFIEAHDLQLILEKANYEVTGIARSVEQALEQIELEKPDLVFLDIMLKGKRDGIELAHILKEKHVGFIFISANSSKSVLDEAKTTQPYGFIVKPFRAQDVLTTLEIAFYRQQYSLESQLRQQFQLQKSISEIINSNVKKEEALLAFAKAVQTFIPFDYLETGFVTTTHYDNLGIVRRNIDQYQIINLQKLTQITELSEKEINETYKKSKTDKEPIIYSAETLINNLQEAPMKALIAHNFGIKSYLVFPLLISEIQRYHFTFYSRNLNVYSPEHLRILNSLEPIFCQFIAKIYSKEDLNLPQKKIEIKNAKPVNTEEDFGGIIGNSSQMNSVFNYIRKVAPSDTSVLVLGESGTGKEKIAQSIHALSPRKEKPLVIINCGAIPENLAESLLFGHEKGAFTGALDKRIGKFELADGGTIFLDEVGEMSLELQVKLLRVLQEREIERVGGSSPMKVDVRIIAATNKNLEEEVAAGRFRMDLYYRLHVFPIMVPPLKKRKEDIPDLANHFIGVYSDKMGRKAPILSDAALQQIMNYNWPGNIRELEHVMQRAILLTEGNTIKEIELSMSSKMHPEQPAESFSIKTILENERDYILYILKKCNGKISGAGGAAEILDIHPSTLNSKIKKLEIKKGII, encoded by the coding sequence ATGAAAAAGTCTGCCGATAACGGATATGAAGCTGCAATTTCAGCATTAAAAAAACGAATTTTAATTGTTGAAGATCAGTTTATTGAAGCACACGATTTACAGCTTATTCTTGAAAAAGCCAATTATGAAGTTACAGGAATTGCGAGATCGGTAGAGCAGGCTTTAGAACAGATTGAGCTTGAAAAGCCTGATCTTGTTTTTTTGGATATCATGCTAAAAGGCAAGCGAGATGGTATAGAATTAGCACATATTCTTAAAGAAAAACATGTCGGATTTATATTTATTTCGGCCAATTCCAGCAAAAGTGTTTTAGACGAAGCAAAAACCACACAGCCATACGGGTTTATTGTAAAACCGTTTAGAGCTCAAGATGTTCTCACAACTCTTGAAATCGCTTTTTATCGTCAGCAATATAGTTTAGAAAGCCAGTTGAGACAGCAATTTCAGCTTCAGAAATCAATTTCAGAAATTATAAATTCAAATGTAAAGAAAGAAGAAGCTTTATTGGCTTTTGCAAAAGCGGTTCAGACTTTTATTCCTTTTGATTATTTAGAAACGGGTTTTGTAACCACGACACATTATGATAATCTCGGCATTGTCCGTAGAAATATAGATCAGTATCAGATTATTAACCTGCAGAAACTTACTCAGATAACAGAATTGTCTGAGAAAGAAATAAATGAAACCTACAAGAAATCTAAAACAGATAAAGAACCTATTATTTATAGTGCGGAAACACTGATAAACAATCTTCAGGAAGCTCCGATGAAAGCTTTGATTGCGCATAATTTTGGAATAAAATCGTATTTGGTTTTTCCACTTTTGATTTCTGAAATCCAGCGCTATCATTTTACTTTTTACAGTCGTAACCTGAATGTGTATTCTCCGGAGCATTTACGCATTTTGAATTCGCTAGAACCTATTTTCTGCCAGTTTATAGCAAAAATCTATTCGAAAGAAGATTTAAATCTGCCACAGAAAAAAATTGAAATAAAAAACGCTAAACCTGTTAATACCGAAGAAGATTTCGGTGGCATTATTGGCAATAGTTCCCAAATGAACTCTGTGTTTAATTATATCCGAAAAGTAGCGCCTTCAGATACTTCGGTTTTGGTTCTTGGCGAAAGTGGGACAGGAAAAGAAAAAATCGCCCAAAGCATTCATGCTTTATCACCAAGAAAAGAGAAGCCTCTGGTTATTATCAACTGTGGTGCAATTCCTGAAAATCTTGCAGAATCGCTTCTTTTTGGACATGAAAAAGGGGCTTTTACAGGGGCATTGGATAAACGTATCGGTAAGTTTGAATTGGCCGATGGCGGGACTATTTTTCTGGACGAAGTAGGAGAGATGTCTCTTGAACTTCAGGTAAAATTGTTGCGTGTTTTGCAGGAAAGAGAAATTGAGCGCGTCGGCGGTAGTTCTCCTATGAAAGTTGATGTTAGAATCATCGCGGCAACCAACAAAAATCTTGAAGAAGAAGTGGCAGCAGGAAGGTTTAGAATGGATTTGTATTATCGTCTGCACGTTTTTCCGATTATGGTTCCGCCATTAAAAAAGAGAAAAGAAGACATTCCCGATTTAGCCAATCATTTTATTGGGGTTTACAGTGATAAAATGGGCAGAAAAGCGCCAATTCTTTCTGATGCCGCTTTGCAGCAGATTATGAATTATAATTGGCCAGGAAATATACGTGAACTGGAACATGTTATGCAGCGTGCTATTTTGCTTACAGAAGGAAATACGATTAAAGAAATTGAGCTTTCGATGTCTTCAAAAATGCATCCTGAACAGCCAGCAGAATCATTTTCGATAAAAACGATATTAGAAAACGAAAGAGATTATATTCTTTACATTCTTAAAAAATGCAACGGAAAGATTTCTGGAGCTGGAGGCGCGGCCGAAATTTTAGATATTCATCCTTCTACCTTGAATTCTAAAATTAAAAAGCTAGAAATTAAGAAAGGGATTATTTAA
- a CDS encoding alpha/beta hydrolase: MMYLSNKKTIMFITGAFVSHACWKEWIVFFENKGYKIVAPPWLHKNEFAVDLRHLHPNSKIASIQLADLLDYYTEIIDKLPEKPILIGHSYGGLLTQLLIQKELGYAGICINSIPPSNIFYCNFSLCKIVWNTSVFFSSSSKTYLMPFKVWQQFFTNEMTFEEQKESYEALLIPESKLIMRDIFTKTGKIDFKKKHDPLLFISGSQDALIPPSLNYSYFKKYKNLHSITCYKEFQDSNHLSIIQENWETIAEFIANWLTKIT, encoded by the coding sequence ATGATGTATTTATCTAATAAAAAAACCATTATGTTTATTACTGGAGCTTTTGTAAGTCATGCTTGCTGGAAAGAATGGATCGTTTTTTTTGAAAATAAAGGCTATAAAATAGTTGCTCCGCCCTGGCTACATAAAAATGAGTTTGCCGTTGATTTAAGACACCTCCATCCCAATTCAAAAATTGCCTCAATTCAATTAGCTGATTTACTGGATTATTATACCGAAATTATTGATAAACTTCCTGAAAAACCAATTTTAATCGGCCATTCTTATGGCGGTCTGTTAACACAGTTACTCATTCAGAAAGAACTTGGCTACGCAGGCATCTGCATCAATTCTATTCCGCCAAGCAATATATTTTATTGCAATTTTTCTCTCTGCAAAATAGTTTGGAACACTTCTGTCTTTTTTAGTTCTTCGAGCAAAACCTATTTGATGCCATTTAAAGTGTGGCAGCAGTTTTTTACCAACGAAATGACTTTTGAAGAACAGAAAGAAAGCTATGAAGCATTATTAATTCCAGAATCAAAATTAATTATGCGTGATATTTTTACTAAAACAGGGAAAATAGATTTTAAAAAGAAACACGATCCGCTTCTTTTTATTTCAGGTTCACAAGATGCTTTAATTCCCCCTTCTTTAAATTATTCCTACTTTAAAAAATACAAAAACCTGCATTCTATAACTTGTTACAAAGAATTTCAAGATTCAAATCATCTAAGTATAATTCAGGAAAACTGGGAAACTATTGCTGAATTTATAGCAAATTGGCTAACGAAAATTACTTAA
- a CDS encoding alpha/beta fold hydrolase has protein sequence MEKIYDTETSFAELDDRTIAYRSYGKGKAIIFVNRFRGTLDTWDPLFVAKMAEKFNVIVFDYSGIGSSTGSLAPDITVVAKDVKDLADFLKLDSAIVLGWSYGGLVAQTATLLYPNLVTHAVLVGTNPPGKNEVPIEQVFYDAALKPLNDFDDEIVLFFEPKSESSRLAAKASHDRIHKRIEVEKIPSTMDVFQLYFGGGDTFREDPLNFREQLKKIKTPILIISGDHDISFAVDNWYPIINQMTNAQMIVYSATGHGPQHQYPELTAQYITNFVEYV, from the coding sequence ATGGAAAAAATTTATGACACAGAAACAAGTTTCGCCGAATTGGACGATCGTACCATTGCTTATCGTTCGTATGGAAAAGGAAAGGCAATAATTTTTGTGAACCGTTTTAGAGGAACGCTCGATACTTGGGATCCGCTGTTTGTGGCAAAAATGGCAGAAAAATTCAACGTTATCGTATTTGATTATTCTGGAATTGGTTCTTCTACAGGAAGTCTCGCTCCAGATATTACTGTCGTAGCCAAAGATGTCAAAGATCTTGCGGATTTCTTAAAGCTAGATTCAGCTATTGTTTTAGGATGGTCTTATGGTGGATTGGTGGCGCAGACGGCAACTTTATTGTATCCTAATCTAGTGACACATGCTGTTTTGGTAGGAACAAATCCGCCTGGGAAAAATGAGGTTCCGATTGAACAAGTATTTTATGATGCCGCGCTAAAACCTTTAAATGATTTTGATGATGAAATCGTTTTGTTTTTTGAACCAAAATCAGAATCTAGCCGATTGGCCGCAAAAGCTTCACATGATAGAATTCATAAAAGAATAGAGGTAGAGAAGATTCCCTCGACAATGGATGTTTTTCAGTTGTATTTTGGCGGAGGGGATACTTTTAGAGAAGATCCACTTAATTTCAGGGAACAGCTTAAGAAGATAAAAACGCCTATATTAATAATTTCGGGCGATCATGATATTAGTTTTGCGGTTGACAACTGGTATCCGATTATCAATCAAATGACAAACGCACAGATGATTGTATATTCTGCAACAGGACATGGACCTCAACATCAATATCCTGAACTCACAGCACAGTATATCACCAATTTTGTAGAATACGTATAA
- a CDS encoding metal-dependent hydrolase yields the protein MKITYYGHSCFSVYANGKHLLFDPFITPNELAKEVDVDAIKADYIFISHAHYDHILDVERIAKNTGAKVLGNFEIYNWLLKNGIENAHPINPGGKFDFDFGTVKCVVAQHPSSFIDGSYGGIACGFVLTTSDGNFYYSGDTALTLDMQLIPKFTKLDFAVFPIGDGLTMGIEEAIEASKLVGVNKILGVHYDTFGFIVMDHQKALDSFKNASLQLFLPKINSTIDI from the coding sequence ATGAAAATTACTTACTACGGGCATTCGTGTTTTTCGGTTTATGCCAACGGAAAACACCTTCTTTTTGATCCCTTTATTACACCAAACGAATTAGCCAAAGAGGTTGATGTTGATGCCATAAAAGCAGATTACATTTTTATTTCTCATGCGCATTATGATCATATTTTAGATGTTGAACGCATCGCAAAAAACACGGGAGCAAAAGTGCTTGGGAATTTTGAAATCTATAATTGGCTATTGAAAAACGGAATCGAAAATGCGCATCCTATCAACCCTGGCGGTAAATTTGATTTTGATTTTGGAACCGTAAAATGCGTGGTAGCTCAACATCCGAGCAGTTTTATCGATGGTTCTTATGGAGGAATTGCCTGTGGTTTTGTGCTAACAACTTCTGATGGCAATTTTTACTACAGTGGCGACACGGCTCTAACTTTAGATATGCAGCTTATTCCTAAATTTACAAAACTTGATTTTGCTGTTTTTCCTATTGGCGACGGTCTTACAATGGGAATCGAGGAAGCTATTGAAGCTTCAAAACTGGTCGGAGTAAACAAAATATTAGGCGTTCATTACGATACTTTCGGTTTTATTGTTATGGATCATCAAAAGGCTTTGGATTCATTTAAAAATGCTTCGCTCCAATTATTTCTTCCTAAAATAAACAGCACTATCGATATATAA
- a CDS encoding TolC family protein — MHIKLNFLKPFILFCFLFGLETKAQTTSLEECFSIAQQNNITIKQAKSALKTGEYNLQAEKKGYLPKVDLLSSYSYLSNPLTINLQTVKDGVVEGSSQQSVNTANEIYHEITGNNLSQAAQDRIYNASKTVIGGIYPDYNPSLSKQSYFIAGVGVRQPIFLGNKINSSIDLAQSVANSAGIGVEIAGKEVDFLIAVQYLRILYLNSLIKKQEQIVSALDKNKNYAQELVKNKILPPYQQNWTNVVLIQAQSQYNNIKMDKQNAHLELNKLMGVDLDTTIVISDTLRYAEINLEKPMKDYWLTNPVYRIASNKISYAETAEKISKSLALPNVFAIGNYNLYQKDLPVSIPDWFVGLELQWTLYNGQTSKKTLAAKQLIEEAKLGEENSSLMLQVQSRVAKNKMSSLQNDVMAMDAARKEANTTSSLITKRMNNQLSSPKDVNDALLVETEIEKGYYTAVLGYYLALAEYFNSLGNPSQITQFIK; from the coding sequence ATGCACATAAAACTAAATTTTCTAAAGCCATTTATCTTGTTTTGCTTTTTGTTCGGTCTGGAAACAAAAGCGCAGACCACTTCTCTGGAAGAATGTTTTTCTATAGCACAGCAAAATAATATTACCATAAAACAAGCAAAATCTGCATTAAAGACAGGCGAATATAATCTTCAGGCCGAAAAGAAAGGTTATCTTCCTAAGGTAGATCTTTTATCGAGTTATTCTTATTTGAGTAATCCGCTTACGATAAATCTGCAGACCGTTAAAGACGGAGTTGTTGAAGGTTCATCACAGCAAAGTGTGAATACGGCAAACGAAATTTATCATGAAATTACGGGAAATAACTTATCGCAGGCAGCGCAGGACCGCATATACAATGCCTCAAAAACGGTTATTGGCGGTATTTATCCAGATTATAATCCTAGTTTAAGCAAGCAGTCTTATTTTATTGCAGGAGTGGGAGTTCGTCAGCCTATTTTTCTTGGAAACAAAATAAATTCGAGCATAGATTTAGCTCAATCAGTAGCCAATTCAGCAGGAATTGGTGTTGAGATAGCAGGTAAAGAAGTTGATTTTTTAATTGCTGTGCAATACCTCAGAATATTATACCTCAACTCTTTAATTAAAAAACAAGAACAGATTGTAAGTGCTTTAGACAAAAATAAAAATTACGCCCAAGAACTTGTCAAAAATAAAATATTGCCTCCGTACCAACAAAACTGGACGAATGTGGTTTTAATTCAGGCGCAGAGTCAGTATAACAATATTAAGATGGATAAACAAAATGCTCATCTTGAATTGAATAAGCTTATGGGAGTTGATCTTGACACCACAATAGTGATTTCAGATACTTTAAGATATGCCGAAATCAATCTAGAGAAACCTATGAAAGATTATTGGCTTACCAATCCGGTTTATAGAATTGCAAGCAATAAAATCTCTTATGCAGAGACTGCTGAAAAAATCAGCAAATCATTGGCTTTGCCGAATGTTTTTGCTATTGGAAATTACAATTTGTACCAGAAAGATTTACCAGTTTCGATTCCAGATTGGTTTGTAGGACTGGAGTTGCAATGGACTTTGTATAACGGACAGACTAGCAAAAAGACTTTAGCTGCAAAACAATTAATAGAAGAAGCCAAGTTAGGAGAGGAGAATTCTAGTTTAATGCTTCAGGTACAGTCGAGAGTCGCAAAGAATAAAATGAGTTCGCTGCAAAATGATGTTATGGCTATGGATGCGGCGAGAAAAGAAGCTAATACAACCAGCAGTTTAATTACCAAAAGAATGAATAATCAGCTATCATCGCCAAAAGACGTTAATGATGCTTTGTTGGTAGAAACAGAGATAGAAAAAGGGTATTATACCGCTGTTTTAGGGTACTATCTGGCATTAGCTGAATATTTTAATAGTTTAGGAAATCCAAGTCAAATAACGCAATTTATTAAATAG
- a CDS encoding HlyD family secretion protein, translating into MKDIFKNYWALIIPIFVVIAGLIFFLKDNNKEDDNFIGMVDATSVDVAAEFPGRLDSLLVKQGDTVKTGQLLAVLRSNEINAIKAQALSAIDAAKGQQELLTQGARPELIEATSKLYQISQEQYKLFSTTYDRMERLYNEDVISGQEKDVFYFKFQAAKKEMETAQLNLQMLKNGTRPELLKTANAIVKQAEQAYELTKALGDNTRVYAPADGVISNLVTHQGEIISIGYPIMTIEKKNSTIIKFNIRQDKSNLLKVGSKTAVKVPGCEPETFDAVVHSIAPTLEFANWVPSKDKGEFELRTFTIEVKPENLAQIKGLRSGMTASLILPQ; encoded by the coding sequence ATGAAAGATATATTTAAAAACTACTGGGCGCTGATCATTCCAATCTTTGTAGTAATAGCAGGACTGATTTTTTTCTTAAAAGACAATAACAAAGAAGACGATAATTTTATAGGAATGGTTGATGCAACAAGTGTAGACGTTGCGGCCGAATTCCCAGGCAGATTAGATTCGTTACTTGTAAAACAGGGCGATACTGTAAAAACAGGACAATTGCTGGCTGTACTTCGATCTAACGAAATAAACGCCATAAAAGCGCAGGCATTATCGGCAATTGATGCGGCAAAAGGACAGCAGGAACTGCTTACACAAGGAGCAAGACCAGAGTTGATAGAAGCGACTTCTAAATTGTATCAAATCAGTCAGGAGCAATATAAATTGTTTAGCACGACTTATGATCGCATGGAACGATTATATAATGAAGATGTAATATCGGGACAGGAAAAAGATGTTTTCTATTTTAAGTTTCAAGCCGCGAAAAAGGAAATGGAAACCGCTCAGTTAAATTTACAAATGCTGAAAAATGGCACAAGACCCGAATTGCTAAAAACTGCAAATGCTATCGTAAAACAAGCAGAACAAGCGTATGAATTAACCAAAGCGCTTGGAGATAATACTAGAGTTTATGCGCCAGCAGATGGCGTAATTTCGAATTTGGTTACACATCAGGGAGAAATTATTTCTATAGGATATCCGATTATGACCATAGAGAAGAAAAACTCTACTATAATTAAGTTTAATATCAGACAGGATAAATCAAATCTGCTTAAAGTTGGGAGCAAGACAGCGGTTAAAGTTCCAGGTTGCGAACCTGAAACCTTTGATGCCGTTGTGCATTCTATTGCGCCTACATTAGAATTTGCCAATTGGGTCCCATCAAAAGATAAAGGAGAATTTGAACTTAGAACTTTTACAATAGAAGTAAAACCCGAAAACCTTGCACAAATTAAAGGGCTTCGTTCTGGTATGACTGCTTCTTTAATTCTTCCTCAATGA